In Francisella hispaniensis FSC454, a genomic segment contains:
- a CDS encoding class II glutamine amidotransferase: MCRWLMYHGDKIKMSDLLVDPENSLIHQSIHSSQGAVPVNGDGFGIGWYTSLHKEPGIYRDPLPAWNNQNLISLAKHIKSRNFMAHVRASTIAPTASVNCHPFTFKNHLFMHNGSIGDFSDIRQEIEQLIKPQCFKARLGSTDSEAMFLLAVSNDLENNPKAAIVKSIEQITKIQAKNGLKESIKASIAYSNGETSYSLKISTIGNEPSLYYISYKDIIETLGLKKKNKLKSGFVVLSEPLVESDSYTYVNNYTCIEIRQNEFKVEKL, translated from the coding sequence ATGTGTAGATGGCTTATGTATCACGGTGATAAAATCAAAATGAGTGATTTGCTTGTTGACCCAGAGAATTCCTTGATACATCAGAGTATTCATTCATCACAGGGTGCAGTACCAGTTAATGGCGATGGTTTTGGTATTGGATGGTATACGAGTTTGCACAAAGAACCTGGGATTTATAGAGATCCTCTTCCAGCTTGGAATAATCAAAACCTAATATCACTAGCAAAACATATCAAAAGTAGAAATTTTATGGCACATGTGCGTGCTAGTACTATTGCACCAACTGCTAGTGTAAACTGCCATCCATTTACATTCAAAAATCATCTATTCATGCATAATGGTTCAATTGGTGACTTTAGTGATATTAGACAGGAAATTGAACAATTGATAAAACCACAATGCTTTAAAGCTAGATTAGGCTCTACTGATTCTGAGGCAATGTTTTTATTAGCAGTGTCAAATGATCTAGAAAATAATCCAAAAGCAGCAATAGTAAAATCTATCGAGCAGATTACTAAAATTCAGGCAAAAAATGGCCTCAAAGAAAGTATCAAAGCAAGTATTGCCTACTCAAATGGTGAAACTTCTTATTCGTTAAAAATATCTACCATTGGTAATGAGCCATCGCTATACTATATCAGTTATAAAGATATTATAGAAACTCTTGGCTTAAAAAAGAAAAATAAATTAAAAAGTGGTTTTGTGGTATTATCAGAACCGTTAGTAGAATCTGATTCATATACTTATGTGAATAATTATACTTGTATTGAAATTAGGCAAAATGAATTTAAAGTAGAAAAGTTATAA
- the tsaB gene encoding tRNA (adenosine(37)-N6)-threonylcarbamoyltransferase complex dimerization subunit type 1 TsaB: MNFLVLDTSSKYCSVVLSASGKVYNDTREIPRQHNKYLLEMIQGVFVKATIDIKDLDFIAYGVGPGSFVGVRLAAAVCQGFAVGLDIPVIGFSSMFALAKSVVTESQKVAVILDAKMGDFYLGLYDKDTDQIIAENVYKLEEYSQDLYTGYQLVGESIAELQLENDDFKIDVANVVEYVYKQYQKQKYDGTLTQETFPVYLRGTSHWQAKEE, translated from the coding sequence ATGAATTTTTTAGTATTAGATACATCAAGTAAATATTGCTCAGTGGTATTATCAGCTTCTGGTAAAGTATATAATGATACACGTGAGATACCACGCCAACACAACAAATACTTACTTGAAATGATACAGGGAGTTTTCGTTAAGGCGACAATTGACATCAAAGATTTAGATTTTATCGCTTATGGTGTTGGACCTGGTAGTTTTGTTGGTGTTAGGCTTGCTGCAGCAGTTTGCCAAGGTTTTGCAGTTGGTCTAGATATACCAGTGATTGGCTTTTCTAGTATGTTTGCATTGGCAAAAAGTGTTGTAACTGAATCGCAAAAAGTAGCTGTTATCCTTGATGCAAAAATGGGTGATTTTTACCTTGGGCTTTATGATAAAGATACAGATCAGATAATCGCAGAGAATGTTTATAAACTAGAGGAGTATTCTCAAGATCTATATACTGGTTATCAACTAGTTGGTGAATCTATCGCAGAACTACAACTAGAAAATGATGATTTCAAAATAGATGTCGCTAATGTAGTAGAGTATGTATATAAACAATATCAAAAACAAAAATATGATGGTACTTTAACTCAAGAAACATTTCCAGTATATCTAAGAGGTACTAGTCATTGGCAGGCTAAAGAGGAGTGA
- a CDS encoding pyridoxal phosphate-dependent aminotransferase has product MASLNKKIQNVSTSPTNAMAALAKQIKDQGNDVISLAIGEPGFSTPDIIKAAGIEAINKNITKYTNVDGLKELREAIVARYKREYGIEFAADQVCVTSGAKHSLHNIFNCILEAGDEAIFFAPYWVSYPDMIALTGAKPVVVETKFENNFEIDVTDLERHITAKTKAVIINSPNNPTGLIYSKKCIEDLANLLRKYPNIWIIGDDIYDQLYFKDRVTLITEVAPDLADRYVIASGVSKNFAMTGWRVGFTIAPKLLNDALKKFQSQSATCACSISQYAAITAMNMPAKDLDYFVESYKQKEQFVTKCLEAMPYIDVKSADGTFYLFPDLRKLLKHTDFNNDVELCNALLTEEYVAMMPGVAFGLSGFARISCANEMPELEEAMTRLARFIDRHVLN; this is encoded by the coding sequence ATGGCATCGCTTAACAAAAAGATTCAAAATGTTTCGACTTCACCAACTAATGCTATGGCAGCATTAGCAAAGCAAATCAAAGATCAAGGAAATGACGTAATCTCTCTTGCTATCGGAGAACCTGGTTTTAGTACGCCGGATATTATTAAAGCCGCAGGTATCGAAGCGATAAATAAAAATATTACCAAGTATACAAATGTTGATGGTCTTAAGGAACTACGTGAGGCTATAGTGGCTCGTTACAAGCGTGAGTATGGTATTGAGTTTGCTGCAGATCAAGTCTGCGTTACCTCAGGGGCTAAGCATAGCTTGCATAATATTTTTAACTGTATTTTAGAAGCAGGAGATGAAGCAATTTTCTTTGCACCATATTGGGTATCATATCCGGATATGATCGCCCTTACAGGAGCAAAACCAGTAGTTGTAGAAACTAAATTTGAGAATAACTTTGAGATAGATGTTACAGATTTAGAAAGACATATTACAGCAAAAACCAAAGCTGTGATTATTAACTCACCTAATAATCCTACAGGTTTAATCTATTCAAAAAAATGTATCGAAGATTTAGCAAATTTACTTAGAAAATATCCAAATATTTGGATTATTGGTGATGATATTTATGACCAACTTTACTTTAAGGACAGAGTTACATTGATAACTGAAGTAGCACCTGACTTAGCTGATAGATATGTGATCGCTAGTGGTGTGTCAAAAAACTTTGCAATGACTGGTTGGCGTGTTGGTTTTACAATAGCACCAAAGCTTTTAAATGATGCGCTGAAAAAGTTTCAGTCACAATCTGCTACTTGTGCTTGCTCGATATCACAATATGCTGCAATTACTGCTATGAATATGCCAGCAAAAGATTTAGACTATTTTGTAGAGTCTTACAAACAAAAAGAGCAGTTTGTCACTAAGTGCTTAGAAGCTATGCCGTATATTGATGTCAAGAGCGCTGATGGTACTTTTTATCTTTTTCCCGACCTTAGAAAACTACTTAAACACACTGACTTTAATAATGATGTTGAGCTATGTAATGCGCTACTTACAGAAGAGTATGTCGCTATGATGCCTGGTGTAGCATTTGGTTTATCAGGTTTTGCTAGAATTAGTTGTGCTAATGAAATGCCAGAGCTTGAAGAGGCTAT